In one window of Dyella thiooxydans DNA:
- a CDS encoding dihydrofolate reductase, producing MAVSLIAALDENFAIGRKGQLPWHLPDDLRWFKELTLGKYVLMGYNTALAIGKALPGRTNLVLSRRHEAPFPGQVTVRSIEEARARADGTGLMVVGGGQVYAEALPVAQRLYLTWVNAAVDGADTFFPGVHFSDWTEVSRTHHKADADHAYDFDMVEYIRTA from the coding sequence ATGGCCGTTTCGCTGATCGCCGCCCTCGACGAGAACTTCGCCATCGGCCGCAAGGGCCAGTTGCCCTGGCACCTGCCGGACGACCTGCGCTGGTTCAAGGAGCTCACCCTCGGCAAGTACGTGCTGATGGGCTACAACACCGCGCTGGCGATCGGCAAGGCGCTGCCGGGTCGGACCAACCTGGTGCTCAGCAGGCGCCACGAAGCGCCGTTCCCGGGGCAGGTCACGGTGCGCTCGATCGAGGAGGCGCGTGCGCGTGCCGACGGCACCGGTCTGATGGTGGTCGGCGGTGGCCAGGTCTATGCCGAGGCGCTTCCCGTGGCCCAGCGCCTGTACCTGACCTGGGTGAACGCCGCGGTGGACGGCGCCGACACCTTTTTCCCGGGTGTCCATTTCAGCGATTGGACCGAGGTTTCGCGGACCCACCACAAGGCGGACGCCGACC
- a CDS encoding thymidylate synthase, protein MRAYLDLLRHVLEHGTEKSDRTGTGTRSVFGWQMRFDLARGFPLVTTKKLHLRSIVHELIWFLRGDTNIAYLKENGVSIWDEWADANGDLGPVYGAQWRSWPTADGGAVDQIRWVVDEIRRNPDSRRLIVSAWNVGELPKMALMPCHTMFQFYVADGRLSCQLYQRSGDIFLGVPFNIASYALLTHMVAQVCGLEVGDFVHTLGDAHLYNNHVEQAALQLTREPLPLATLRLNPGIRSIFDFRYEDVTIEGYQSHPAIKAPVAV, encoded by the coding sequence ATGCGCGCCTACCTCGATCTGCTTCGCCACGTGCTGGAACACGGCACCGAAAAATCCGACCGCACCGGTACCGGCACGCGCAGCGTGTTCGGCTGGCAGATGCGCTTCGACTTGGCGCGGGGCTTCCCGCTGGTCACCACCAAGAAGTTGCACCTGCGCTCGATCGTCCACGAGCTGATCTGGTTCCTGCGCGGCGACACCAACATTGCCTACCTCAAGGAGAACGGCGTCAGCATCTGGGACGAGTGGGCCGACGCCAACGGCGATCTCGGTCCGGTCTACGGCGCCCAGTGGCGCAGCTGGCCCACGGCCGACGGTGGCGCGGTGGACCAGATCCGCTGGGTGGTGGACGAGATCCGCCGCAATCCCGATTCGCGCCGGCTGATCGTCAGCGCCTGGAACGTGGGCGAGCTGCCGAAGATGGCGCTGATGCCCTGCCACACGATGTTCCAGTTCTACGTCGCGGACGGGCGGCTGAGCTGCCAGCTCTACCAACGCTCGGGCGACATCTTCCTCGGCGTGCCGTTCAACATCGCCAGCTACGCCCTGCTGACCCACATGGTGGCGCAGGTCTGTGGCCTCGAGGTCGGGGATTTCGTGCACACCCTGGGCGATGCGCACCTGTACAACAACCACGTCGAGCAGGCGGCGCTGCAGCTCACGCGCGAGCCGCTGCCGCTGGCGACGCTGCGGCTCAATCCCGGGATCCGCTCGATCTTCGACTTCCGCTACGAGGATGTCACCATCGAGGGCTACCAGTCGCATCCTGCGATCAAGGCCCCCGTGGCCGTCTGA
- the lgt gene encoding prolipoprotein diacylglyceryl transferase, giving the protein MTQPFVVQFDPVAFRLGPLQVHWYGLMYLFGFLLVATLAEYRRRRGRLPVSRDALGDLMFYAMMGVIVGGRVWYMLFYYAGGPGWIWRDPLALFKVWDGGMSFHGGLLGVVLAGWWWSRRHRLHPFDTIDFVAPMVPLGLGLGRLGNFINGELWGKPGDVPWAMIFPGSRDEDLQLAAGNPTLTERLQQFGGLPRHPSQLYELALEGVVMFAVLWLVSLKPRPRYLVSGLFALLYGCFRFAVEFVRVPDPQLGYLAWGWLTMGQVQSIPLIVVGLVLLAMSRRAPVLPLAAG; this is encoded by the coding sequence ATGACCCAGCCCTTCGTCGTCCAGTTCGATCCCGTGGCCTTCAGGCTCGGGCCGTTGCAGGTGCATTGGTACGGACTGATGTACCTGTTCGGCTTTCTGCTGGTCGCGACGCTGGCCGAGTACCGCCGCCGCCGGGGCCGGCTGCCGGTGAGCCGGGACGCGCTGGGTGACCTGATGTTCTACGCCATGATGGGCGTGATCGTCGGCGGCCGGGTCTGGTACATGCTGTTCTACTACGCTGGCGGCCCCGGCTGGATCTGGCGCGACCCGCTGGCCCTGTTCAAGGTCTGGGACGGCGGCATGAGCTTCCACGGAGGCCTGCTCGGCGTGGTGCTGGCCGGATGGTGGTGGTCGCGCCGGCACCGGCTGCATCCGTTCGACACGATCGATTTCGTCGCGCCGATGGTGCCGCTGGGCCTGGGGCTGGGGCGGCTGGGCAACTTCATCAACGGCGAGTTGTGGGGCAAGCCCGGCGACGTGCCGTGGGCGATGATCTTCCCGGGCTCGCGTGACGAGGACCTGCAACTGGCCGCCGGCAACCCGACGCTGACCGAGCGGCTGCAGCAGTTCGGCGGCCTGCCGCGTCATCCCTCGCAGCTGTACGAGCTGGCGCTGGAAGGTGTGGTGATGTTCGCGGTGCTGTGGCTGGTGTCGCTCAAGCCGCGGCCGCGCTATCTCGTCTCCGGCCTGTTCGCGCTGCTGTATGGCTGCTTCCGCTTCGCGGTGGAGTTCGTGCGCGTGCCGGATCCGCAGCTGGGCTACCTGGCCTGGGGCTGGCTGACCATGGGCCAGGTGCAGTCGATCCCGCTGATCGTGGTGGGGCTGGTGCTGCTCGCGATGTCGCGCCGGGCACCCGTGCTGCCGCTGGCGGCCGGGTAG
- a CDS encoding TPM domain-containing protein, translating to MRRLMRLFLLLALVCVAPAHAADVPHLTRHVTDLTGTLTSQQVDALDAKLVALEQRKGAQLVVLMVPTTGDQDIESYSLAVAEANKIGRKGTDDGVLLLVAKNDRKDRIEVGYGLEGAVPDAATARIRREFIESRFKQGDFYGGLDAGVDALTKLIDGEPLPAPKQSSRSRGGLDIGHAMLIGLFVALFLRRLFGRAHVIVRTPLGAALTGGLLWLLAATVGVGVLGAVIGGIVMLMPGGGGRSIGGGGWGGWGGFGGGGWGGGGFGGGGFGGGSGGGFGGGGFSGGGGSFGGGGSSGSW from the coding sequence ATGCGGCGCCTGATGCGCCTGTTCCTGCTGCTTGCGCTGGTGTGCGTCGCGCCGGCGCATGCGGCCGACGTGCCGCACCTGACCCGCCACGTCACCGACCTCACCGGCACGTTGACGTCGCAGCAGGTCGATGCGCTGGATGCCAAACTGGTGGCGCTGGAGCAACGCAAGGGGGCCCAGCTGGTGGTGCTGATGGTGCCGACCACCGGCGACCAGGACATCGAGAGCTACTCGCTGGCGGTGGCCGAGGCCAACAAGATCGGTCGCAAAGGCACCGACGACGGCGTCCTGCTGCTGGTCGCCAAGAACGACCGCAAGGACCGCATCGAGGTCGGCTACGGGCTGGAAGGTGCGGTGCCGGATGCGGCCACTGCGCGGATCCGGCGCGAGTTCATCGAGTCGCGCTTCAAGCAGGGCGACTTCTACGGTGGCCTCGATGCCGGCGTCGACGCGCTGACCAAGCTGATCGACGGCGAGCCCCTGCCGGCGCCCAAGCAATCAAGCCGATCGCGGGGCGGTCTGGATATCGGGCATGCCATGCTGATCGGTCTGTTCGTGGCGTTGTTCCTGCGCCGGCTGTTCGGCCGGGCCCACGTGATCGTGCGCACGCCGCTGGGTGCGGCGCTGACCGGCGGCCTGTTGTGGCTGCTCGCCGCGACGGTGGGTGTGGGGGTGCTCGGTGCCGTCATCGGCGGCATCGTGATGCTGATGCCCGGCGGTGGTGGGCGTTCCATCGGTGGCGGTGGCTGGGGCGGCTGGGGCGGATTCGGCGGCGGCGGCTGGGGCGGCGGCGGGTTTGGAGGGGGCGGCTTTGGCGGCGGCAGCGGAGGTGGCTTCGGTGGAGGCGGCTTCAGCGGTGGTGGCGGCAGCTTCGGCGGCGGCGGTTCTTCGGGGAGCTGGTGA
- a CDS encoding TPM domain-containing protein yields the protein MGRIERLSRNLFGAWFQLRRCFPSTLLDEMATAIHDGERHHRGELRFAVESRLSPSAVWAGVTARQRAQQVFSQLGVWDTELNTGVLIYVLLAERRIEIVADRGLVERVERGAWERVCAGMRAAFAAGHWREGSLEGIAEIHALARACFPSDGRDNPDELPDRPVLL from the coding sequence ATGGGACGGATCGAGCGACTGTCACGCAACCTGTTTGGCGCCTGGTTCCAGCTGCGACGCTGCTTTCCTTCCACGCTGCTCGACGAGATGGCCACGGCGATCCACGACGGCGAACGCCACCATCGCGGCGAGCTGCGTTTCGCGGTGGAGTCGCGCCTGTCGCCATCGGCAGTCTGGGCGGGAGTGACCGCACGCCAGCGGGCGCAGCAGGTGTTCTCCCAGTTGGGCGTGTGGGATACCGAGCTCAATACCGGCGTGCTGATCTACGTGCTGCTGGCCGAGCGCCGGATCGAGATCGTCGCTGATCGCGGTCTGGTCGAGCGGGTGGAGCGGGGTGCGTGGGAGCGTGTCTGCGCCGGGATGCGCGCGGCGTTCGCCGCCGGGCACTGGCGCGAAGGCAGCCTGGAAGGGATCGCCGAGATCCATGCGTTGGCCAGGGCGTGTTTCCCCAGCGATGGCCGCGACAATCCGGACGAGCTGCCGGATCGGCCCGTGTTGCTGTAA
- a CDS encoding TIGR00266 family protein encodes MAQWYFSYGKDAERIGPLDDMAAREQARRQPDGYCWREGFTEWKPVRAVGELASGLGATSMPPPAPPLRGAGADEIDYRIVGTDMQFVEIELDPGESAVAEAGALMYKESAIQMDTVFGDGSAASQGGGLMDKLLSAGKRVITGESLFTTVFTHNGSGKAKVAFAAPYPGTVMAMKLSEHNGRLICQKDSFLAGARGVQLGIFFQRKILTGLFGGEGFIMQKLEGDGWVFVHAGGTMMQRELKAGERLDVDTGCVVAFHDTVSMDVKPVGGIKSMFFGGEGMFLATLTGPGTVWLQSLPFSRMAGRMLAAAPQGGGQRRGEGSILGGLGDILGGDSNF; translated from the coding sequence ATGGCCCAGTGGTACTTCAGCTACGGCAAGGACGCCGAACGGATCGGCCCGCTCGACGACATGGCGGCCCGCGAGCAGGCGCGGCGCCAGCCCGACGGCTACTGCTGGCGGGAGGGGTTCACCGAGTGGAAGCCGGTCCGCGCGGTCGGCGAGCTGGCCTCCGGCCTGGGAGCGACGTCGATGCCACCGCCGGCCCCGCCGCTACGGGGTGCCGGCGCCGATGAGATCGACTACCGCATCGTCGGCACCGACATGCAGTTCGTCGAGATCGAGCTGGACCCGGGCGAAAGCGCCGTGGCCGAGGCCGGCGCGCTGATGTACAAGGAGTCCGCCATCCAGATGGATACGGTCTTCGGCGACGGCTCGGCCGCCAGCCAGGGCGGCGGCCTGATGGACAAGCTGCTCTCGGCCGGCAAACGCGTGATCACCGGCGAAAGCCTGTTCACCACGGTGTTCACCCACAACGGCAGCGGCAAGGCCAAGGTGGCGTTCGCCGCGCCCTACCCCGGCACGGTGATGGCGATGAAACTGTCCGAGCACAACGGCCGGCTGATCTGTCAGAAGGATTCCTTCCTGGCCGGCGCGCGGGGCGTGCAACTGGGTATCTTCTTCCAGCGCAAGATCCTCACCGGTCTGTTCGGCGGCGAGGGCTTCATCATGCAGAAGCTGGAAGGCGACGGCTGGGTGTTCGTGCATGCTGGCGGCACCATGATGCAGCGCGAGCTGAAGGCGGGCGAACGGCTGGACGTGGATACCGGCTGCGTGGTGGCCTTCCACGACACCGTCAGCATGGACGTGAAGCCCGTCGGCGGCATCAAGAGCATGTTCTTCGGTGGCGAGGGCATGTTCCTGGCCACGCTGACCGGCCCGGGCACGGTGTGGCTGCAGTCGCTGCCGTTCTCGCGGATGGCCGGCCGCATGCTGGCGGCGGCACCGCAGGGCGGCGGCCAGCGTCGCGGCGAAGGCTCGATCCTCGGCGGGCTGGGCGACATCCTCGGCGGCGACAGCAACTTCTGA
- a CDS encoding alpha/beta hydrolase family protein produces the protein MRAITGDNKKNLDANSPDKLADQIDVPVLLIHGEDDQRAPFAQFKAMTAALDTAHKPYQTLVKPGEGHGFYDEKNNIDLLNTLQAFLENHIGKGR, from the coding sequence ATGCGCGCGATCACGGGGGACAACAAAAAGAACCTCGACGCCAACTCGCCGGACAAGCTCGCCGACCAGATCGACGTCCCGGTGCTGCTGATCCACGGCGAAGACGACCAGCGTGCGCCGTTTGCCCAGTTCAAGGCCATGACCGCCGCGCTCGATACGGCGCACAAGCCTTACCAGACCCTGGTCAAGCCGGGCGAAGGACACGGCTTCTACGACGAGAAGAACAACATCGACCTGCTCAACACACTGCAGGCCTTCCTCGAGAATCACATCGGCAAGGGCCGCTGA